A window of Nisaea sediminum genomic DNA:
GATGATGCTCTTCGCCTTCAGGCCGACATCGCTGCCAGACGCGATCGCCGCGCGCAGCATGTCACCGGTGGAGAGCTGGACGATCTTGAACTTGTCCTCCAGGCGCTTCGCCTGGGTCCCCTTTCCGGCACCCGGAGGGCCGAGCAAAATCAGATTCATCGACGTTTCCCCCTCAGTTTTGATTTTTTGATCAGGCCCTCATACTGATGCGCCAGCAGATGCGACTGGATCTGGCCCACAGTATCCATGGTCACCGTCACGACGATGAGCAGGCTCGTTCCCCCGAAATAGAAGGGCACCTGATATTGGCTGATCAGGATCTCGGGAAGGATGCAGATCGCGGCGAGATAGCCGGCACCCAGCACCGTGAGCCTGGTCAGAACGTAGTCGAGATAATCGGCCGTGTTCTTGCCGGGACGGATCCCGGGCACAAAGCCGCCGTATTTCCGCAAGTTGTCCGCGGTCTCCGCCGGATTGAAGACGATGGCGGTATAGAAGAACGCGAAGAACACGATCAGGCTGACGAAGATCGCCATGTAAAGCGGCTGTCCGCGGCCCACCATCGCGGTGAAGGTCGTGAGCCACTCCGGCCCGCCGCCGCCGGCCGTGGTCATCTGCGCGACCGTCACCGGCATCAGCAAAATGGAGCTAGCGAAGATCGGCGGAATGACGCCCGAGACGTTGATCTTGAGCGGAAGATGCGAGTTCTCTCCGCCGAACATCCGGTTGCCGACCTGGCGCTTCGGATACTGCACCGTGATCCGGCGCTGCGAGCGCTCAACGAACACGATGCCGGCGATGACGGCGACCGCCATGATCAGGATCAGCACGATAACAGCAGCGGAAAGCGCGCCGGTCCGGCCGAGTTCCAGCGTGCCAGCAAGCGCTGTCGGAAGCTGCGCCACGATACCGGCGAAGATGATCAGCGAAATGCCGTTGCCGACGCCGCGCGCGGTGATCTGCTCACCGAGCCACATCAGGAAGACGGTCCCGCCGACCAGGGTGATCACCGCAGTCGCGCGGAAGAAATAGCCCGGATTGCCGACAGCCGTGCCGTCCGCCATGGACTCGAGCCCGGTAGCGATGCCGTAGGCCTGGAAGGCCGCCAGCAGCACCGTCAGATAGCGGGTGTACTGGTTGATCTTCTTGCGCCCGGTCTCGCCTTCCTTTTTCAGGGTCTCGAGGCTGGGCGACACCGCGGTCATCAGCTGCATGATGATGGCCGCGGAGATGTACGGCATGATGTTCAGCGCAAAGATCGTCATGCGGCCCAGCGCACCGCCCGCGAACATGTCGAACATGCCGAGGATGCCGCCGGAATTCTGCGAGAAGATCTGCTCCAGCACCGCCGGGTCGATGCCCGGGATCGGGATATAGGTCCCGAGGCGGTAAACGATCAACGCACCCAGTGTGAACCAGATGCGTTTCTTGAGTTCCGTCGCTTTCGCGAAGGCCCCGAAGTTGATCGATGAAGCGTATTGCTCGGCGCTGGATGCCATGTCGCTGAACCCAATCGGTGGATGTCAGGTTACTCGCTGGAGGAGTCGCCCGCTTCTTTGCCCGGCTTCGCGGCGGCGGCCGCAACCGTAACGGAACCACCGGCCTTCTCGACCGCCGCGATCGCGGCAGCCGATGCACCGGCAACTTCCACCTTAACTTTGGCCTTCAGCTCGCCCGTTGCAAGCAGGCGCACGCCGTCGCGCAGACGACCGACCACGCCGGCGGCCTGAAGCGCCGCGGCATCGATGGTCTTCTTGCCGTCGAGCTTGCCCGCGTCGATCGCCGCCTGGATCGTGCCGACATTGACCGGCGCGTATTCCTTGCGGAACGGGTTCTTGAAGCCACGCTTCGGCAGGCGGCGATGGATCGGCATCTGGCCGCCCTCGAAGCCGTTGATGGCAACGCCGGAGCGCGAGGTCTGACCCTTCTGACCCTTGCCGGCGGTCTTGCCGAGGCCGGAACCGGCACCGCGGCCGACCCGCTTGCCGGACGGACGCGCGCCCGGATTGTCGCGAAGTTCGTTGAGTTTCATCGTTCTTGCCCTCGTTCCGGCAACGGCCGGATCGCCTT
This region includes:
- the rplO gene encoding 50S ribosomal protein L15 — its product is MKLNELRDNPGARPSGKRVGRGAGSGLGKTAGKGQKGQTSRSGVAINGFEGGQMPIHRRLPKRGFKNPFRKEYAPVNVGTIQAAIDAGKLDGKKTIDAAALQAAGVVGRLRDGVRLLATGELKAKVKVEVAGASAAAIAAVEKAGGSVTVAAAAAKPGKEAGDSSSE
- the secY gene encoding preprotein translocase subunit SecY → MASSAEQYASSINFGAFAKATELKKRIWFTLGALIVYRLGTYIPIPGIDPAVLEQIFSQNSGGILGMFDMFAGGALGRMTIFALNIMPYISAAIIMQLMTAVSPSLETLKKEGETGRKKINQYTRYLTVLLAAFQAYGIATGLESMADGTAVGNPGYFFRATAVITLVGGTVFLMWLGEQITARGVGNGISLIIFAGIVAQLPTALAGTLELGRTGALSAAVIVLILIMAVAVIAGIVFVERSQRRITVQYPKRQVGNRMFGGENSHLPLKINVSGVIPPIFASSILLMPVTVAQMTTAGGGGPEWLTTFTAMVGRGQPLYMAIFVSLIVFFAFFYTAIVFNPAETADNLRKYGGFVPGIRPGKNTADYLDYVLTRLTVLGAGYLAAICILPEILISQYQVPFYFGGTSLLIVVTVTMDTVGQIQSHLLAHQYEGLIKKSKLRGKRR